The following are encoded in a window of Trichocoleus sp. genomic DNA:
- a CDS encoding response regulator transcription factor, with translation MGEISVALVEDHDLTRVGLRTALQRYEGIRVVGEAANASQGLKLLETSKADVAIVDIGLPDMDGIELTRQFRQFQGEHEDNGTKVLILTMHDSEESVLAAFAAGADSYCMKDISTERLAEALRATYGGNSWIDPAIASIVLRQVRHAPGGAASEEAKKVSIGAVEPEYEQILESYPLTERELEVLELIVAGCSNAAIAEKLYITVGTVKTHVRNILNKLCADDRTQAAVLALRSGLIG, from the coding sequence ATGGGTGAGATTTCTGTTGCTTTGGTTGAAGATCACGATTTGACTCGCGTGGGTTTGCGAACTGCACTGCAGCGGTATGAAGGAATTCGTGTCGTTGGCGAAGCAGCGAATGCATCCCAAGGATTGAAACTCTTAGAAACATCAAAGGCGGATGTGGCGATCGTTGACATCGGCTTGCCTGACATGGACGGAATTGAGCTAACTCGCCAGTTTCGGCAGTTTCAGGGTGAGCATGAGGACAATGGGACAAAAGTGCTAATCCTGACGATGCATGACAGTGAGGAGTCTGTTCTCGCTGCCTTTGCTGCCGGAGCCGATTCTTACTGCATGAAAGACATCAGCACTGAGCGACTTGCAGAAGCACTCAGAGCAACTTATGGCGGCAACTCTTGGATTGATCCAGCAATTGCCAGTATTGTCTTACGGCAGGTTCGGCACGCTCCCGGGGGTGCAGCCAGTGAAGAAGCGAAGAAAGTGTCGATCGGCGCAGTCGAGCCGGAATATGAGCAAATTCTGGAGAGCTATCCACTAACCGAGCGTGAGCTTGAGGTGCTGGAACTCATTGTGGCAGGGTGCAGCAACGCAGCGATTGCCGAAAAGCTGTACATCACTGTTGGCACTGTCAAAACCCACGTTCGGAACATTCTCAACAAGCTCTGTGCAGATGACCGAACTCAGGCAGCTGTCCTTGCTCTGCGATCGGGCTTAATTGGTTAA